The following coding sequences lie in one Methanobrevibacter olleyae genomic window:
- a CDS encoding DUF5612 domain-containing protein has product MSSISLTLTTKEKKGVLDEITDILSSHRANISYVHLYVKNDVGTLNLELENVEQLDELIEDLESKDFILDIEVHGSLNDIFGKRILIFGGGAQVSQVAVGAITEADRHNIRGERISVDTIPLIGEEDIAEAVEAVNRLPRVGALVLAGSLMGGKITEAVRCLKGEHEDLIVITLNMPGSVTKEADLIVTDPVQAGVMAVMAVASTAVFDVERLANNNKF; this is encoded by the coding sequence ATGAGTAGTATTTCTTTAACACTTACAACTAAAGAAAAGAAAGGAGTTCTAGATGAAATAACAGATATTCTTTCAAGTCATAGAGCAAACATATCTTATGTTCATCTTTATGTAAAGAATGATGTTGGAACTTTAAATTTAGAACTTGAAAATGTAGAGCAACTTGATGAGCTTATAGAGGATTTGGAATCTAAGGATTTTATTTTGGATATTGAAGTTCATGGTTCTTTAAATGACATTTTTGGTAAAAGAATTCTTATTTTTGGTGGTGGAGCTCAAGTTTCACAAGTTGCTGTGGGAGCTATTACAGAAGCAGATAGGCATAATATACGTGGAGAGCGCATAAGTGTAGATACTATTCCGTTAATTGGTGAAGAAGATATTGCAGAAGCTGTTGAAGCTGTAAATCGCTTACCTCGTGTTGGTGCACTTGTTCTAGCAGGATCTTTAATGGGTGGAAAGATTACTGAGGCTGTTAGATGCCTTAAAGGAGAACATGAAGATTTAATTGTAATTACTTTAAATATGCCTGGAAGTGTTACTAAAGAAGCTGATTTAATAGTTACAGATCCAGTTCAAGCTGGTGTAATGGCAGTTATGGCAGTTGCAAGTACTGCAGTTTTTGATGTAGAAAGATTAGCAAACAATAATAAATTTTAA
- a CDS encoding AzlC family ABC transporter permease, with product MKLGIPITFGYIPMGIGYAALAIKAGLNSFQTILMSFFVYAGAGQIMAVSMLAQGATMLAIVLTSFVVNLRYFVMNACVYNKVEESSLPLNILSAHLAVDESFAMFSLMEESSIWTYMGLAGIAFSSWVFGALIGVLVLNILPVIVTNSFNISLYALFVALLVPAIKNSKELAILVVITAILNVILQFFIGNWSLIVATLLGTVIGMYIVDDETILGDSFSENDGGNLLDKRSCDNDKEVQL from the coding sequence TTGAAGTTAGGTATTCCAATTACTTTTGGATACATTCCAATGGGTATTGGTTATGCAGCTTTAGCTATTAAAGCAGGCCTAAATTCTTTTCAAACTATTTTAATGTCATTTTTTGTTTATGCAGGTGCAGGACAAATCATGGCGGTTTCTATGTTAGCTCAAGGAGCTACAATGCTGGCTATTGTTTTAACTTCTTTTGTAGTTAATTTAAGATACTTTGTAATGAATGCCTGTGTTTATAATAAGGTTGAAGAAAGTTCACTTCCTTTAAACATATTATCTGCTCATCTTGCAGTAGATGAATCTTTTGCAATGTTTTCTCTTATGGAGGAATCTTCCATTTGGACTTATATGGGTCTTGCAGGAATAGCATTTTCCTCATGGGTTTTTGGAGCTCTTATAGGAGTTTTAGTATTAAATATCCTTCCAGTAATTGTTACAAATAGTTTTAATATTTCATTATATGCTCTTTTTGTAGCTCTTTTAGTTCCTGCTATTAAAAATAGCAAAGAATTAGCAATATTGGTAGTTATAACAGCTATTTTAAATGTAATTTTACAATTCTTTATTGGAAATTGGTCTTTGATTGTAGCTACTCTTTTAGGTACAGTTATTGGCATGTATATTGTTGATGATGAAACTATTTTGGGGGATTCCTTTAGTGAAAATGATGGGGGAAACCTTTTAGATAAAAGATCTTGTGATAATGATAAGGAGGTGCAATTGTAA
- a CDS encoding AzlD domain-containing protein, which produces MDINLLIIFCAIVTFIPRLIPAIFVEKLNFSSKFEKFLNLIPYTALAALICPGVLTVDNKLWYIGLIGAIIAGGLAWKKVPLGAIVILTVVVLIAVYSIVPFFPI; this is translated from the coding sequence ATGGACATTAATTTATTAATCATTTTTTGTGCTATTGTTACTTTTATTCCAAGGCTAATTCCAGCAATCTTTGTAGAAAAGTTAAATTTTTCATCAAAATTTGAGAAATTTTTAAATCTAATACCATATACTGCACTGGCGGCATTAATTTGTCCAGGTGTATTAACTGTAGATAATAAATTGTGGTATATAGGTTTAATTGGAGCAATAATTGCAGGAGGATTAGCTTGGAAAAAGGTACCTCTTGGAGCTATTGTCATTTTAACTGTAGTTGTTTTGATTGCAGTTTACTCGATTGTACCTTTTTTTCCAATATGA
- a CDS encoding energy-converting hydrogenase B subunit P, translated as MKFVIRPYHIMSLGGYIVEYDFPYRDLIIVNETAEDIKFEIPVFDESWIEEHEKLGLKVIPVREHDNYLNLYKKAHAALDTLKAKLD; from the coding sequence ATGAAATTTGTAATTAGACCTTATCATATTATGAGTCTTGGAGGTTATATTGTAGAATATGATTTCCCTTATAGGGATTTAATTATTGTTAATGAAACTGCAGAAGACATTAAATTTGAGATTCCAGTTTTTGATGAATCTTGGATTGAAGAACATGAAAAATTAGGTCTTAAAGTTATTCCTGTCAGAGAACATGACAATTATTTAAATTTATATAAAAAAGCACATGCTGCGTTAGATACTTTAAAAGCAAAATTAGATTAA